Within Hydractinia symbiolongicarpus strain clone_291-10 chromosome 11, HSymV2.1, whole genome shotgun sequence, the genomic segment ACAGATGTGCTCTTTAATAACAAAGCAATTAACAGGAAACTATCTTTGGAAGGTATTATACAAATTTTGAATTCTTTGGAAAAAACTGGCCATGTTGAATGGGataatattaaagaaaaaagacgTTGTTATTTAATGTGGCGAACACCGGACGAATGGGCAGATATGATATATAATTGGGTTTCTGCAAATGGCATGACAGACACTGTGTGCACGTTGTTCGAACTGCATTCAGGGGACGATACAACAGGTGAAGAGTTTCATGCCATTGATATAAATGTTTTACGAAAATCGCTACAGGTGTTGGAACGTAGGGGTAAAGCACAAATATTTTCAGCTGAAAATCCACAAGAAGAAGGAGTTAAATTCTTTTCCTAAtttcacttcttttttattgattttttgtaacatattttctttgttatgttttgttgttattgtgccACTTCCTATCTGGACAAATAAAGCATGTTATCATTTGAATAAACCTTGGATAATTGATTGGAATTGTAAGGGGATTAAGTTTGagctgaattttttattttatatatttcggAAAGCGAAGATTAGTTAAAATATTTGCGTTTTTAGGCAGAACTTAAAAGAAAACTTCAATACTATTTCTAAGTGATGGTTATATTGAAAACCCTGTCTGCAATTGATTAATGTTTGTCATTCTGTGAAAAAAATCTGTCTTTATAACACatcagtttttttataaagcaagCAGTTATGCTTCGCTTCAAACACTTGAACTATCCTGATATAGTTATAATCTAGTGTTTTATTAGTGTTAACTTTTTAActggcaaaaatttattttgaaatgcAGCCCATGTagcattaaataatttttttttcttatacagTGAAGATTGATTATTGTACAGAcaattttgtataattttacCCTAGTTGTATTCCTTTATGTTGAAAAATTAGGGAGGTGTATATGTGTAAGGGGAGATTATATAGAAGTTCAGTATTTCAtttctgtgtttttgttttccaGATTGTATGTAAAGGATCCTTTATGTGGAAAATGTATTGTATTGTTTTGAATCGTGTTTCCAATGTATTTTTtacaattcaaatatttttaaaataaattcacaatatttgttttacaatatttttttgtaaatgtttttcGTCAAGGTGTAATCGAGCATTCTCAGTAGCTGTGAAAAGTCAATTTCCTAATTAAGATTTGTATCCTAAACAAATTATGAAACCTTGACcaattttttagcaattgtaGAGGAGTATAATTTCATTAATTTATTGATAAT encodes:
- the LOC130614549 gene encoding vacuolar protein-sorting-associated protein 25-like — encoded protein: MTSFEFPWQYSFPPFYTIQPNSDTRAKQIEAWKNLLLSYYKHHKLYRLDIVEAQTDVLFNNKAINRKLSLEGIIQILNSLEKTGHVEWDNIKEKRRCYLMWRTPDEWADMIYNWVSANGMTDTVCTLFELHSGDDTTGEEFHAIDINVLRKSLQVLERRGKAQIFSAENPQEEGVKFFS